CCTGAATCTCGTCCAGCCTGCTATTGCAGCCGATCAGTTCGTGGTGGTACTTTTTCCTGCTCCCGTGCACCCGGAGCATCCTGACGCGTTCCGCAATCTCGGGGTTGTCCGTCACCACCATTCCCCCGTCGCCGAAGGCACCCAGGTTCTTGGTGGGAAAAAAGCTGATGCAGGCAATATCCCCCAGGGATCCCACCGGCCTTCCCTTGTAGCTCGCGCCCAGGGCCTGGGCAGCGTCCTCGATTACAAAAAGATTATGCCGCCTTGCCACGGCCAGAATTTCATCCATATCCGCTGGCTGGCCGTAAAGGTGAACAGGTAGCAACGCTCTAGTGCGCCCGGTTATCAGCGCCTCGATCTTCTGCGGGTCTATGTTGTACGTGGCCGGATCGATGTCGCAAAATACAGGCTTTGCCCCGACGCGGGCGATGGCTCCTGCGGTGGCGATGAAAGTAAACGGGGTCGTGATCACCTCATCCCCAGGTCCTACCCCGCAGGCAAGCAAGGCAAGGTAGAGAGCATCACTGCAGTTTCCAACACCTATGCCGAACCGGACTCCGCAGAGTTCAGCTATTTCCTTCTCGAGTTCCGCAACGTTTTCCCCGAGGATGAATTGCCCTTTTTCCACGATGCCGGAAATTATCTGGAGCAGTTCCTCTTTCAGCGCTGCATTCTGCCTGGTGAGATCGAAGCCTGGAATCACTGCCGCCGGTTCCCGGTTTGTCAACCGAGTTTCAATCCCGCCGACGTCCTCTTCCTGAGATTCCATCTCTCGGACTACAGTTGTTTCATTTATCTTTCGATATCGCCTTCCGCACTCCCGGCAGGCGGCGAATTCTCCTTGAAACTCCAGCGACATACCGCACTCACAGGCCCAGCCGGCGATCCGGGCCGGCACCCCGGCTACCAGGGCATAAGGAGGCACATCCTTAGTCACCACCGCCCCTGCGGCCACAAAGGCCCACTCCCCAATCGTCACGCCGCAGACGACCGTGGCGTTTGCCCCGATCGTCGCCCCCCTCTTCACGAGAGTCCTCACGTAGTCGGCGCTACTGTTCCGGGGGTAGGCGGCCCGGGGGGTCTTGACGTTCGTGAAGACCATGCTCGGCCCGCAGAAAACGTCGTCCTCCAGGATGACGCCTTCGTAAACGGAGACGTTGTTCTGGATCTTCACGTTGTTGCCGATTTTGACGTTCCGGGCCACGAAGACGTTCTGCCCTAAAGTGCAGTTCTCCCCGATCTCGGCCCCGGCCATCACGTGGCAGAAGTGCCAGATCTTCGTCCCCTTGCCTATCTTGGCACCCTCATCAACGTATGCTGATTCGTGGACAAAGTAGTCCCTTCCTTCGCGGTCGCTCATCTCTAACTACTCCTTAACTGCTTTTCTGCAGCCTCCAAAACTTCTAGCACCGCAACGGCGCTTCTCCCGTCGGAGAGAGGGGTTTCCCTCTTCTCCAGGCACTCCAGAAAATGGCGGCACTCCAGGAGGAGAGGCTCGCTGCTCCCCTGGAAGACCACCTCGCTGCCCTCGTCGTGGTGCCCGAGAGCAGGGCCTACCCATTTTTTGTGCAGGGTCACTTTCTGCTCGAGCTCGTCGTAGACGAGCATGGCCCTCGCGCCGACGATGGTGAGACGGCGCCTCGTTTCCGGCCAGAGCCAGGAGGTGTGGAGGTGAGCCTGCACCCCGCCCGGAAACCTCAGGTGCACGTACACGTCGTCGGCAACGCCCTCTTGGAGGAAGCACCTGCCTACGGCCTTCACCTCTTCAGGCTTCTCCTCTACGAGGTGAAGGAGCACGGCGATGTCGTGCACCCCGAAGCTCCAGAGGACGTTCTCCACCGCTCTTACCAGCCCCAGCTTTAACCTTTCTTGCACCATGAAACCTACATCCCCCAGGGCCCCGGAGGCGAGATAATTTTTGATCCACTGCACGGCAGGCTGGTAGAGCAAAAGGTGCCCTACCATCAAGATGCTTTCTTTGCTTTCGGCTATCTCTACCAGTTCCCGGGCCTCCGCCAGAGAAAGGGCTAGAGGTTTTTCCACAAATGCGTCTTTTCCCGAGAGCAGGGCTTTCTTCGCTATTTGATAATGGGTAGAAGCAGGTGTGGCGATCACCACAGCCGGAATGTCGCTTTCTAAAAGATAATTACAGTCCTCATACAAGGGTACGCCTGGGAACTCAGCAGCCAGCCTCTCGCGCGCTTCGTGGTTTATCTCCGCCACCGCGGCCAGTGCACCCAGGCGGGAGAAGGCGCGAACCAGGTTCTGGCCCCATTGGCCCGCCCCTATTACACCCACTTTCATAGCAAGGTTATCCTTTCCCGGTTGTTGGTTACGTAGCGCGTGGCGTTGCGCGTGTCAAGCACCTGCTTTGAGTTCTCCACCACCCACTGGTAATCCACGTGCGAGTGGTCGGTAGTGATGATCACCAGGTCGGTTCCCTTCAGCACTTCTTCGGTGAGGGGGGTCGACGCCATCTCCAGCCCGCGGTCGCAGAGGTAGGGGATAAAATCGTCGTGGTAGAAAACTTTAGCCCCGTCCTCCTTGAGGAGCCTGATGAGTTCCAGGGCGGGGGACTCGCGGCAGTCGGCAATATCTTTCTTGTAGGCCACGCCCAAGATGAGGATCCGCGCCCGCGAGGCCGGAACTCCCAGGCGGTTCAAGATTCTCAAGGCCTTCTGCCGCACGAACTCCGGCATCCGGCGGTTGATCTCCCCGGCGAGGGCGATGAAGTGGGTGTTGAAGTTGAGCTCCTTCG
Above is a window of Bacillota bacterium DNA encoding:
- a CDS encoding DegT/DnrJ/EryC1/StrS family aminotransferase, with product MESQEEDVGGIETRLTNREPAAVIPGFDLTRQNAALKEELLQIISGIVEKGQFILGENVAELEKEIAELCGVRFGIGVGNCSDALYLALLACGVGPGDEVITTPFTFIATAGAIARVGAKPVFCDIDPATYNIDPQKIEALITGRTRALLPVHLYGQPADMDEILAVARRHNLFVIEDAAQALGASYKGRPVGSLGDIACISFFPTKNLGAFGDGGMVVTDNPEIAERVRMLRVHGSRKKYHHELIGCNSRLDEIQAAVLRVKLRYFSSWTAKRQELAQRYNRLFQAAGLVSKGLISLPQRKAGCLHVYHQYTIAARQRDRLQQHLKEKGIGSTVYYPVPLHLQGAFKHLGYRPGDFPQAEEAAGRVLSLPMFPELTDAEVARVVEVIKEFY
- a CDS encoding Gfo/Idh/MocA family oxidoreductase; protein product: MKVGVIGAGQWGQNLVRAFSRLGALAAVAEINHEARERLAAEFPGVPLYEDCNYLLESDIPAVVIATPASTHYQIAKKALLSGKDAFVEKPLALSLAEARELVEIAESKESILMVGHLLLYQPAVQWIKNYLASGALGDVGFMVQERLKLGLVRAVENVLWSFGVHDIAVLLHLVEEKPEEVKAVGRCFLQEGVADDVYVHLRFPGGVQAHLHTSWLWPETRRRLTIVGARAMLVYDELEQKVTLHKKWVGPALGHHDEGSEVVFQGSSEPLLLECRHFLECLEKRETPLSDGRSAVAVLEVLEAAEKQLRSS